A genomic stretch from Pseudomonadota bacterium includes:
- a CDS encoding DUF362 domain-containing protein gives MAPEVWFLTARASRFDYEDSLLGRLERALARFPFGAAAAEGEVVPIKIHFGSRGAVQTIRPAYVAAVVDAVARRGAHPFVTDTVRMLGHEYLAVANRNGYNESSLRCPVLLADGIFGNDSVEVDCGPPIGVQSIASAIHDATSMVVMSHVKGHIQAGFGGALKNLAMGGVSAHPRSGSWEKCRGKAHFLVGGLPEWAGAPPCTLCGTCERHCPMGAMKIRDGVVAATQECWRCGRCISACPEEALSTPKDEGMFQRALAAQAGAVAGTFAPGKVVYVSFLLEMQPECDCMDMCDVPMVQNVGVLIASDPVAIDAAALDLVAKAPLLPGSRADRLIAAGYGGNDPFGAVHLKSSWGHVRHAAELGLGSLEYVLKPFPEKEKKG, from the coding sequence ATGGCTCCCGAGGTCTGGTTCCTCACCGCCCGCGCGAGCCGTTTCGACTACGAGGACTCGCTCCTCGGCCGGCTCGAGCGCGCGCTCGCCCGCTTCCCGTTCGGCGCGGCGGCGGCCGAAGGCGAGGTCGTGCCGATCAAGATCCACTTCGGGAGCCGCGGCGCGGTGCAGACGATCCGGCCCGCCTACGTCGCGGCCGTGGTCGACGCGGTCGCCCGGCGCGGCGCGCACCCGTTCGTGACCGACACGGTGCGCATGCTCGGCCACGAGTACCTCGCGGTGGCGAACCGCAACGGCTACAACGAGTCGTCGCTGCGCTGCCCGGTGCTGCTCGCGGACGGCATCTTCGGGAACGACTCGGTGGAGGTCGACTGCGGGCCGCCTATCGGCGTGCAGTCGATCGCCTCGGCGATCCACGACGCGACGAGCATGGTCGTCATGAGCCACGTGAAGGGGCACATCCAGGCCGGCTTCGGGGGCGCCCTCAAGAACCTCGCCATGGGCGGGGTGAGCGCGCACCCGCGGAGCGGATCGTGGGAGAAGTGCCGCGGCAAGGCGCACTTCCTCGTCGGCGGCCTGCCGGAGTGGGCCGGCGCGCCGCCGTGCACGCTGTGCGGCACCTGCGAGCGGCACTGCCCGATGGGCGCGATGAAGATCCGCGACGGGGTCGTCGCCGCGACGCAGGAGTGCTGGCGCTGCGGGCGGTGCATCTCGGCCTGCCCCGAGGAGGCGCTCTCCACGCCCAAGGACGAGGGCATGTTCCAGCGGGCGCTCGCGGCGCAGGCCGGGGCGGTGGCCGGGACGTTCGCGCCCGGGAAGGTCGTCTACGTGAGCTTCCTGCTCGAGATGCAGCCCGAGTGCGACTGCATGGACATGTGCGACGTGCCGATGGTGCAGAACGTCGGCGTGCTCATCGCGAGCGATCCGGTGGCGATCGACGCGGCGGCGCTCGACCTCGTCGCGAAGGCGCCGCTCCTGCCGGGATCGCGCGCGGATCGGCTGATCGCCGCGGGGTACGGGGGGAACGATCCGTTCGGCGCCGTGCACCTGAAGAGCTCGTGGGGACACGTCCGCCACGCGGCGGAGCTCGGATTGGGCTCTCTCGAGTACGTCCTCAAGCCGTTCCCGGAAAAGGAGAAGAAGGGATGA
- the pyrB gene encoding aspartate carbamoyltransferase, whose translation MAFLGRDLTDVHTFTKDELVFILDKAVEIKKALRAKDIPKYRLAEGRDLLAALLFYENSTRTRTSFEIAALRLGMRVTGFAGTEGTSVKKGESLRHTLDMYEAYECDALIMRHPLDGSARFAADHLGFPVFNAGDGKHEHPTQTLLDLFTIREHLGRLEGFDLTLAGDLKYGRTAHSLALALTKFPGVRLHLFSHPALALPEQILQVIEARGVEVVRHGTITEATEATDILYQTRIQKERMPDLSEFEKAKEMTEFTLEMLEKTRPSFGLMHPLPIDKTAPSISPAIDGHPKAIYKVQAGNGVPTRLTELALALGLFGGEFSGKEWRAPADDAGFFEERAIAEKPPRTDVSILPIRDRGVVIDHMLPYTEDLMVRILRVRERRDIYRAATVKALRRPGSIKGMLMIEDRDLDEQELRMIAAVSPGCTVNRVVAGKVVRKLELRLPSRVEGIAGMVCANKGCITRPEHQENVKPIMVRFDEKTVRCHYCDNVMASSQMF comes from the coding sequence ATGGCATTTCTCGGCAGGGATCTCACGGACGTCCACACCTTCACGAAGGACGAGCTCGTCTTCATTCTCGACAAGGCGGTCGAGATCAAGAAGGCGCTGCGCGCCAAGGACATCCCGAAGTACCGCCTGGCCGAGGGGCGCGACCTCCTCGCGGCGCTCCTGTTCTACGAGAACTCGACGCGCACGCGCACGAGCTTCGAGATCGCGGCGCTGCGGCTCGGCATGCGGGTCACCGGGTTCGCCGGCACCGAGGGGACGAGCGTGAAGAAGGGCGAGTCGCTGCGCCACACGCTCGACATGTACGAGGCGTACGAGTGCGACGCGCTCATCATGCGCCACCCGCTCGACGGCTCGGCGCGGTTCGCCGCGGATCACCTCGGGTTCCCGGTGTTCAACGCGGGCGACGGCAAGCACGAGCACCCGACGCAGACGCTGCTCGACCTGTTCACGATCCGCGAGCACTTGGGGCGCCTCGAGGGCTTCGATCTCACCCTGGCGGGGGACCTGAAGTACGGCCGGACGGCGCACTCGCTCGCGCTCGCGCTCACGAAGTTCCCGGGCGTCCGGCTCCACCTCTTCTCGCACCCGGCGCTCGCGCTGCCCGAGCAGATCCTCCAGGTGATCGAGGCGCGCGGCGTCGAGGTCGTGCGGCACGGCACCATCACCGAGGCGACGGAGGCGACCGACATCCTGTACCAGACGCGGATCCAGAAGGAGCGCATGCCCGATCTGAGCGAGTTCGAGAAGGCCAAGGAGATGACCGAGTTCACCCTCGAGATGCTCGAGAAGACGCGGCCGTCGTTCGGGCTGATGCACCCGCTGCCCATCGACAAGACGGCGCCGTCGATATCGCCCGCGATCGACGGGCACCCGAAGGCGATCTACAAGGTACAGGCCGGGAACGGCGTCCCGACGCGGCTCACCGAGCTCGCCCTCGCGCTCGGCCTGTTCGGCGGCGAGTTTTCGGGCAAGGAGTGGAGGGCGCCCGCCGACGACGCGGGGTTCTTCGAGGAGCGCGCCATCGCCGAGAAGCCGCCGCGCACCGACGTGTCGATCCTCCCGATCCGCGATCGCGGCGTCGTGATCGATCACATGCTGCCGTACACCGAGGATCTCATGGTTCGCATCCTGCGCGTGCGCGAGCGGCGGGACATCTACCGCGCCGCGACCGTGAAGGCGCTCCGGCGGCCGGGCTCGATCAAGGGGATGCTCATGATCGAGGATCGCGATCTCGACGAGCAGGAGCTGCGCATGATCGCCGCCGTCTCCCCCGGCTGCACCGTGAACCGGGTCGTCGCGGGCAAGGTGGTGCGCAAGCTCGAGCTGCGGCTGCCGTCGCGCGTCGAGGGGATCGCGGGGATGGTCTGCGCGAACAAGGGGTGCATCACGCGGCCCGAGCACCAGGAGAACGTCAAGCCGATCATGGTGCGCTTCGACGAGAAGACCGTCCGCTGCCACTACTGCGACAACGTCATGGCGTCGTCGCAGATGTTCTGA